Proteins encoded together in one Vigna angularis cultivar LongXiaoDou No.4 chromosome 5, ASM1680809v1, whole genome shotgun sequence window:
- the LOC108318729 gene encoding vicilin-like seed storage protein At2g28490, whose translation MDDTCVSVFSSHSKTTSFFHLPPQIASVMGNTTTLLFFLSVLLCHGAMAIPEGEEDNLFLMHKPKRMVKTDAGEMRVLKTQSGCRRLLDRHMHIAFITMEPNSLFVPHYLDSNLIIFIHKGEANLGFIYDDELVERRLKAGDVYVIPSGSAFYFVNMEEGQRLHIICSIDPSTSLGLDTFHSFYIGGGANSHSLLSEFGPAILETAFNESRMEVESIFYKELDGPIMYMDDSHAPSLGTKFLKLKKEEKEQQQLDKMLQDQEEEKEEKKQTSSSWEKLLDNVFGKVNEKTESKNSVDWSKATNLYDKISDFRNDYGWSKALDGVQYSPLTKPDTGLFYVYLKAGSMLGPHVNARASEYTIVLKGCGELHIVYPNGSKAISTEIKQGDVFVVPKSLPFCQIASRDGPLEFFGFSTSAKENKPLFLAGSVSILRTMLGPQLAAALGVSVDTLRRALDPQDELVIFPSTWSEPP comes from the exons ATGGATGACACGTGTGTCTCTGTATTTTCTTCACACTCAAAAACCACCTCTTTCTTTCATCTTCCACCTCAAATTGCATCTGTAATGGGAAACACAACTACCCTTTTGTTCTTCCTCTCAGTTCTTCTGTGCCATGGAGCAATGGCCATCCCTGAAGGTGAAGAAgacaacttgttcttgatgcaTAAACCTAAGAGAATGGTGAAGACTGATGCAGGGGAAATGCGTGTGCTGAAAACCCAAAGTGGTTGTAGGAGGCTTTTAGATAGGCACATGCACATTGCCTTCATCACTATGGAACCAAACTCCTTGTTCGTCCCTCACTACCTTGACTCCAATCTCATCATATTCATCCATAAAG GAGAAGCAAATTTGGGATTCATATATGATGATGAACTGGTGGAAAGGAGATTGAAGGCAGGGGATGTGTATGTGATTCCATCAGGTTCAGCATTTTATTTTGTGAACATGGAGGAAGGTCAGAGACTTCACATCATCTGCAGCATTGACCCTTCTACAAGTTTGGGATTAGATACCTTCCAT TCTTTCTATATTGGTGGAGGAGCCAATTCACACTCACTGCTTTCTGAATTCGGACCAGCTATTCTTGAAACTGCATTTAAT GAATCAAGAATGGAGGTTGAAAGTATCTTTTATAAGGAACTAGATGGGCCAATCATGTACATGGATGATTCTCATGCACCTAGCTTAGGGACTAAATTCCTTAAActgaagaaggaagaaaaagagcaACAACAACTGGACAAAATGCTGCAAgaccaagaagaagaaaaagaagagaagaagcaAACAAGTAGTTCATGGGAAAAACTCTTGGACAATGTATTTGGCAAGGTGAATGAGAAGACAGAGAGCAAAAACAGTGTTGATTGGAGCAAGGCAACAAATCTCTATGACAAAATATCTGATTTCAGAAACGATTATGGTTGGAGCAAGGCACTGGATGGAGTGCAGTATTCTCCACTCACCAAACCTGACACTGGCCTTTTCTATGTCTATCTCAAAGCT GGATCCATGTTGGGACCTCATGTGAATGCAAGGGCATCTGAGTATACCATAGTGCTGAAGGGCTGTGGGGAGCTTCATATAGTGTATCCAAATGGAAGCAAAGCAATTAGCACTGAAATCAAACAGGGGGACGTGTTTGTTGTTCCAAAATCACTCCCCTTTTGTCAAATAGCATCAAGGGATGGACCCTTAGAGTTCTTTGGCTTCTCTACCTCTGCCAAAGAGAACAAGCCACTGTTTCTGGCTGGCTCTGTGTCAATTCTTAGGACCATGCTGGGGCCTCAGCTTGCGGCGGCGCTTGGGGTGAGTGTAGACACTTTGCGGCGTGCCCTTGATCCTCAGGATGAACTTGTGATCTTTCCGTCAACATGGTCTGAACCACCATAA